Proteins from one Terriglobus tenax genomic window:
- a CDS encoding POTRA domain-containing protein, producing the protein MRSLLCIPALLFAFTVSANAQYTVKQIVFDGQTPYTQAELEAASGLKPGQAVGNESLQAAAQKLVDSGAFEDLQATLDGPMKAVNVIFKVKPVDPGKLLHISYANFVWWTPEELKAEISRRVPLTGETVPEAGTLQSSVQAALEAMLQEKGMAGAKVDEQVLEPSPGVPYRVAAYRVAQPAIFFGAVTVQGASAAMQPSVQKLTSALAGRPYSTTVGGRDIADTLLTVYRDAGYMAAKMSPVERSFTGTGPVQVALTTTVMEGEVYKLGSVSWAGSPWMTQEQFLAGAKLQTGAPVSQKSLNTAMNAIQNVYRQHGYLDVTVNAVPALDEATHTANMKVEVVPGEVYHLEVAKVTGLNAGQQSVWDKDWSMKPGDVFDAGAVTAFLKTHIASPPFEGYSSAFKQTVDPTAKTVVLEVSFTKMRG; encoded by the coding sequence ATGCGCTCTCTCCTTTGCATCCCTGCCCTTCTGTTCGCCTTTACTGTCTCAGCCAATGCGCAGTACACCGTCAAGCAGATCGTTTTCGACGGCCAGACTCCCTACACACAAGCCGAACTGGAAGCCGCTTCCGGCCTGAAGCCGGGGCAGGCAGTTGGCAACGAGAGCCTGCAGGCAGCCGCACAGAAGCTGGTGGACTCCGGCGCCTTTGAGGATTTGCAGGCTACGCTGGACGGCCCCATGAAGGCGGTCAACGTCATTTTCAAGGTGAAGCCGGTCGATCCTGGCAAGCTGCTGCACATTTCGTACGCGAACTTCGTCTGGTGGACCCCGGAAGAACTAAAGGCCGAGATCAGCCGCCGGGTTCCGCTGACCGGAGAGACGGTTCCCGAGGCTGGGACACTGCAGAGCTCCGTTCAGGCCGCACTTGAAGCCATGCTGCAGGAGAAAGGCATGGCCGGGGCGAAGGTGGACGAGCAGGTACTTGAGCCAAGCCCAGGTGTTCCCTACCGCGTGGCTGCATACCGGGTTGCGCAGCCTGCGATCTTTTTTGGAGCGGTAACAGTACAGGGCGCGTCGGCCGCGATGCAACCGTCCGTACAGAAGCTGACCTCCGCGCTTGCTGGACGGCCGTACAGTACGACGGTGGGCGGACGCGATATCGCGGACACGCTGCTGACGGTCTATCGCGATGCGGGCTATATGGCGGCGAAGATGTCGCCGGTCGAGCGGAGCTTCACCGGAACGGGGCCAGTGCAGGTGGCTTTGACGACGACGGTGATGGAAGGCGAGGTCTACAAGCTGGGCTCGGTGAGCTGGGCGGGGTCGCCCTGGATGACGCAGGAACAGTTTCTAGCCGGAGCGAAGCTGCAGACCGGGGCGCCGGTCTCGCAGAAATCCCTGAACACCGCGATGAATGCGATCCAGAATGTCTACCGCCAACATGGCTATCTCGACGTGACGGTGAATGCAGTTCCCGCGCTGGATGAGGCAACGCATACGGCCAACATGAAGGTGGAGGTTGTGCCGGGCGAGGTCTACCACCTGGAGGTCGCGAAGGTGACCGGCCTGAACGCGGGACAGCAGAGCGTGTGGGACAAGGACTGGAGCATGAAGCCCGGGGACGTCTTCGATGCGGGTGCAGTGACTGCATTCCTGAAAACGCATATCGCGTCTCCGCCGTTTGAGGGATACAGCAGCGCCTTCAAGCAGACGGTTGATCCAACGGCGAAGACGGTCGTACTTGAGGTGAGCTTTACGAAGATGCGGGGATAG
- a CDS encoding carbonic anhydrase, giving the protein MQRLLDGYARFRTEVFPHHSSLFAQLARGQKPEVCFITCSDSRVMPEMIFQCEPGQIFPIRTAGNLVPPPGESHSGVTATVEYAVKGLKVTDIVVCGHSGCGAMKEFLERKHVDELPAVHAWLRHAGPSSKWLRGLFEQAGDISPEKQLELLTQANILAQLNHLAQHSAVAEGLASGTLRLHGWIYDIATGEILSLDTDSGAFLPLSVEPEPALHIA; this is encoded by the coding sequence ATGCAGCGCCTTTTAGATGGCTACGCCCGTTTTCGCACCGAAGTTTTCCCGCACCATTCTTCGCTCTTCGCCCAGTTGGCCCGCGGACAGAAGCCTGAAGTCTGCTTTATCACCTGCTCGGACTCCCGCGTTATGCCGGAGATGATCTTTCAGTGCGAGCCCGGTCAGATCTTCCCCATTCGCACCGCTGGCAACCTGGTTCCGCCTCCGGGTGAGTCACACAGCGGCGTCACCGCCACCGTCGAGTACGCCGTCAAAGGCCTCAAGGTCACCGACATCGTCGTCTGCGGTCATTCCGGCTGCGGCGCCATGAAGGAGTTCCTGGAGCGCAAGCACGTCGACGAGCTGCCTGCCGTTCACGCCTGGCTGCGTCACGCCGGCCCTTCGTCGAAGTGGCTGCGCGGTCTCTTCGAACAGGCTGGCGACATCTCCCCGGAAAAGCAGCTTGAGCTGCTGACCCAGGCCAACATCCTTGCACAGCTCAACCACCTGGCCCAGCACTCGGCCGTTGCCGAAGGCCTCGCCTCCGGCACGCTCCGTCTGCACGGCTGGATCTATGACATCGCCACCGGAGAGATCCTCTCGCTCGATACCGACTCTGGAGCCTTTCTTCCCCTGTCGGTAGAACCCGAACCCGCACTTCATATCGCATAG
- a CDS encoding SulP family inorganic anion transporter has translation MKNTVKQPANGALVKDLSASLVVFLVALPLCMGIALASGVPPARGIVTGIVGGVIVGLLSGSPLQVSGPAAGLAVIVFELIQEHGLSALGPILILAGAMQLIAGLLKMGRWFRAISPEVIHGMLAGIGILIVIQQFHVVLDRAPKSNGVANILAMGEAVFGGLFPLNGSKEEAAALVGLVTLAVMMLWERFRPAKLRLLPGALLGISAGTAVAQIWHLGVNRVNVPANLSDMVSLTGPASMGAINWFGFLGTAAALAFIASAETLLSAAAVDQMQTRVQANYDKELAAQGVGNILCGFLGALPMTGVIVRSSANVQAGAETRKSTILHGMWLLLFVLALPFVLRMIPTASLAAVLVLTGIKLVKPRDILHLRRFGWAPVAIYLVSMGTIVATNLLTGVLVGIGLSLLRVLWKVAHLETSVEEKDGRTEVHFSGVGTFLAIPKIAAALDAVPTDKPVMVHTHSLRYVDHACIEIIESWVERRKGQGGIVHIEVDLLLRRYNTPVSRSIA, from the coding sequence ATGAAAAATACAGTTAAGCAGCCGGCAAACGGCGCACTGGTGAAGGACCTTTCGGCCTCGTTAGTTGTCTTCCTGGTTGCCCTGCCTTTGTGCATGGGCATCGCTCTGGCATCTGGCGTTCCACCGGCCCGGGGTATTGTCACCGGCATCGTAGGCGGAGTCATCGTTGGTCTGTTGTCCGGATCGCCGCTGCAGGTCAGCGGCCCAGCGGCAGGCCTGGCAGTTATCGTCTTCGAACTTATCCAGGAGCACGGCCTCTCCGCGCTCGGTCCTATCCTTATCCTCGCCGGCGCCATGCAGCTCATCGCCGGCCTGCTGAAGATGGGCCGCTGGTTCCGCGCCATCTCGCCGGAGGTTATCCACGGCATGCTGGCCGGCATCGGTATCCTCATCGTCATCCAGCAGTTCCACGTCGTGCTCGATCGTGCGCCCAAGTCCAACGGAGTGGCCAATATCCTTGCCATGGGAGAAGCCGTCTTCGGTGGCCTGTTCCCGCTCAACGGCAGCAAGGAAGAAGCCGCGGCCCTCGTCGGCCTGGTCACCCTTGCCGTCATGATGTTGTGGGAGCGCTTCCGTCCTGCAAAGCTGCGCCTGCTTCCTGGCGCCCTGCTCGGCATCTCCGCCGGCACCGCCGTCGCGCAGATCTGGCATCTCGGTGTGAACCGCGTCAATGTCCCCGCGAACCTCAGCGACATGGTCAGCCTCACCGGTCCCGCCTCCATGGGGGCTATCAACTGGTTCGGCTTTCTGGGCACCGCCGCCGCACTGGCCTTTATCGCATCAGCGGAAACTCTTCTCTCCGCCGCCGCGGTGGACCAGATGCAGACCCGTGTTCAGGCCAACTACGACAAGGAACTGGCAGCGCAGGGCGTCGGCAACATCCTCTGCGGTTTCCTCGGAGCGTTGCCCATGACCGGCGTCATCGTTCGCAGTTCGGCCAATGTGCAGGCTGGCGCGGAGACACGCAAGTCCACCATCCTTCATGGCATGTGGCTCCTGCTCTTCGTCCTGGCTCTGCCGTTCGTCCTGCGCATGATTCCCACCGCCAGCCTTGCCGCTGTGCTGGTGCTCACCGGCATCAAACTGGTCAAGCCCAGGGACATCCTGCACCTGCGCCGTTTTGGCTGGGCGCCGGTTGCCATCTATCTTGTATCGATGGGTACGATTGTGGCGACCAATCTTCTCACCGGCGTTCTGGTCGGCATCGGTCTCTCCCTGCTGCGTGTCCTGTGGAAGGTCGCGCACCTTGAGACCAGTGTCGAGGAGAAGGATGGCCGCACGGAGGTACACTTCTCTGGAGTCGGTACCTTCCTCGCCATTCCCAAGATCGCCGCTGCTCTTGACGCCGTGCCCACTGACAAACCCGTCATGGTGCACACCCACTCCCTGCGCTACGTCGACCATGCCTGCATCGAAATCATTGAGAGCTGGGTCGAGCGCCGCAAGGGGCAGGGAGGCATCGTCCACATCGAGGTCGACCTGCTGCTCCGCCGTTACAACACGCCGGTCAGTCGCAGCATCGCCTAG
- a CDS encoding tagatose 1,6-diphosphate aldolase: MTKPTPGKLAGLKAVSDKRGVIAAAAMDQRGSLQKSIAKERGGTATAHDLEEFKLLVSSVLTKHASAILLDPEFGLPAAKARNNAGLLLAYEKTGYDANTPGRLPDLLDVWSVRRLKEAGADCIKILLYYSPFEATPVNDLKHAWVERIGDECRYHDIPFFLETVGYNEDGTGEKTLAYARKKPEVVSGSMAEFGKERYGVDVLKVEVPIEMAFVEGTRAFKGEKAYTRAEALQHFRDAESMSHKPFIYLSAGVTNPVFIETLELSGESGTKFNGVLCGRATWYDGIAIYAKQGPKAFEDWLNTTGVENIENVNKALAAATPWYKKFGVNSMEELG; the protein is encoded by the coding sequence ATGACCAAGCCCACACCCGGCAAACTTGCAGGACTGAAGGCAGTATCGGACAAGCGTGGCGTGATTGCCGCCGCAGCCATGGACCAGCGTGGATCGCTGCAGAAGTCCATTGCCAAGGAGCGCGGTGGCACGGCTACGGCGCATGATCTGGAAGAGTTCAAGCTCCTGGTCAGCTCGGTGCTGACCAAGCATGCCTCGGCCATTCTGCTGGACCCTGAGTTCGGACTTCCCGCCGCCAAGGCGCGCAATAACGCCGGTCTTCTGCTGGCCTATGAAAAGACTGGCTACGACGCCAACACGCCGGGCCGCCTGCCCGACCTGCTGGATGTATGGAGCGTCCGCCGCCTGAAAGAGGCCGGCGCCGACTGCATCAAGATCCTGCTGTATTACAGCCCCTTTGAAGCCACCCCGGTCAACGACCTGAAGCATGCCTGGGTGGAGCGTATTGGCGACGAATGCCGTTACCACGACATTCCCTTCTTCCTGGAGACGGTGGGCTACAACGAAGACGGCACCGGCGAAAAGACGTTGGCGTACGCTCGCAAGAAGCCCGAGGTTGTCTCCGGCTCGATGGCTGAATTCGGCAAGGAGCGCTATGGCGTGGACGTGCTGAAGGTCGAGGTGCCGATCGAGATGGCGTTTGTGGAAGGCACGCGCGCCTTCAAGGGCGAGAAGGCCTACACACGTGCCGAGGCTCTGCAGCACTTCCGCGATGCGGAGTCGATGTCTCACAAGCCGTTCATCTACCTGTCGGCAGGCGTCACCAACCCGGTGTTCATTGAGACGCTGGAGCTTTCGGGCGAGTCGGGCACCAAGTTCAACGGTGTTCTGTGCGGCCGTGCGACCTGGTATGACGGCATCGCCATCTACGCCAAACAGGGCCCCAAGGCTTTTGAGGACTGGCTGAACACGACCGGCGTGGAGAACATTGAGAACGTCAACAAGGCGCTGGCCGCGGCGACTCCGTGGTACAAGAAGTTCGGCGTCAACAGCATGGAGGAGCTGGGCTAA
- the rph gene encoding ribonuclease PH, with protein sequence MATPFLRPGDRMADQLRLTTLTPGFVATAEGSVLIEAGHTRVLCNATIENGVPGWLRNSGRGWVTAEYGMLPRATLTRTPREAERGKIGGRTHEIQRLIGRSLRSVVDMQALGERTVILDCDVLQADGGTRTAAITGACAALSLALNKLVEAGTLPKNPMREMVAATSVGIVEGNVLLDLCYEEDSQAEVDMNVVMTESGGLVETQATAERHPYTRQQLGTMLDYAEAGIRDLFILQKQSVR encoded by the coding sequence ATGGCAACTCCGTTTCTTCGTCCTGGCGATCGCATGGCCGATCAGCTTCGTCTTACCACTCTGACCCCGGGTTTTGTTGCAACAGCGGAAGGATCCGTGCTGATTGAAGCCGGCCATACCCGCGTGCTGTGCAATGCGACGATTGAGAACGGCGTTCCCGGGTGGCTGCGGAACTCTGGCCGCGGATGGGTGACCGCCGAGTATGGCATGCTGCCGCGGGCGACGCTGACGCGTACGCCGCGTGAAGCGGAGCGCGGCAAGATTGGCGGCCGCACGCACGAGATTCAGCGACTGATCGGCCGCTCTTTGCGTTCGGTAGTGGATATGCAGGCACTGGGCGAGCGCACGGTGATTCTGGATTGCGATGTGCTGCAGGCCGATGGCGGAACGCGTACGGCGGCGATTACCGGCGCCTGCGCCGCGCTGTCTCTGGCCCTGAACAAGCTGGTGGAAGCAGGTACATTACCGAAGAATCCGATGCGCGAGATGGTCGCCGCAACCAGTGTCGGCATCGTAGAGGGAAATGTGCTTCTGGATCTTTGCTACGAGGAAGACTCACAGGCGGAAGTGGATATGAACGTGGTGATGACGGAGAGCGGCGGCCTGGTGGAGACACAGGCGACGGCGGAACGACATCCGTATACGCGGCAGCAATTGGGAACGATGCTGGACTATGCGGAGGCTGGAATCCGGGATTTATTTATACTGCAAAAGCAATCTGTTCGATAA
- a CDS encoding sigma-54-dependent transcriptional regulator yields MVKANPSRSPADFGWNSSSRPGALSSSSAMRVLIVDDDVSVRQACAEISERVGFQTASASTIAQAEVLLAEKSVDIMLLDLRVPGGSSLGLLEHTRAMYPELVVIVMTAFATVSSAVEAMRNGASDYLTKPFALEELTQVLQRARNRRSFALESRRLKEDLRQPRKLDSPLVGNTPAMQNLLRMISKVAQSAHPVLILGESGTGKELVARAIHNSGPNASRPFLPIDCGALVPTLIESELFGHVRGAFTGASRPKEGLLAAADHGTVFLDEIGELPLDLQARLLRALQEKEIRPVGSTHSVPIRARIVAATNRDLAAMVEQGSFRKDLYFRLNVVNLRVPPLRQRSDDIPLLAAYFLERLRRESAIEYVFSDEALRIMHEYDWPGNVRELEHAIERACALSSGPVITMAELPTQLQEFRAQSTRGGSIIAAMASSYPEEMNGAQPSAGIVSIAEMEKQAILNTIHQLNGDKLMAARLLGIGKTTLYRKLKEYGIDQP; encoded by the coding sequence GTGGTAAAAGCCAATCCCTCCCGCTCTCCGGCCGATTTTGGTTGGAATTCTTCCTCGCGGCCCGGGGCGCTTTCTTCGTCGTCTGCCATGCGCGTGCTCATCGTCGATGACGATGTCTCCGTGCGGCAGGCCTGCGCCGAAATCAGCGAACGTGTCGGCTTCCAGACGGCAAGCGCGTCGACCATTGCGCAGGCCGAAGTGTTGCTCGCTGAGAAATCCGTCGACATCATGCTGCTTGATCTGCGCGTTCCCGGAGGCAGCAGCCTGGGGCTTCTGGAACACACACGCGCCATGTATCCGGAGCTGGTTGTCATCGTGATGACGGCTTTCGCCACCGTCTCCTCAGCGGTGGAGGCCATGCGCAACGGGGCCTCCGACTACCTGACCAAGCCCTTCGCCCTGGAAGAGCTGACGCAGGTGCTGCAGCGTGCGCGCAACCGGCGCAGCTTTGCGCTGGAGAGCCGCCGCCTGAAAGAGGATCTGCGTCAGCCGCGCAAGCTTGATAGCCCGCTCGTCGGAAACACGCCGGCCATGCAGAATCTGCTGCGCATGATCTCCAAGGTCGCCCAGTCCGCGCATCCCGTGCTGATCCTTGGTGAGAGCGGCACCGGCAAGGAGCTGGTTGCGCGCGCCATCCACAACAGCGGCCCGAATGCCAGCCGTCCTTTCCTGCCTATCGACTGTGGCGCCCTGGTGCCCACGCTGATCGAAAGCGAGCTCTTCGGCCATGTCCGCGGTGCCTTTACAGGGGCCAGCCGTCCCAAGGAGGGGCTGCTGGCCGCGGCCGACCATGGCACCGTCTTTCTGGATGAGATCGGTGAGCTTCCCCTCGACCTGCAGGCCCGCCTTCTCCGTGCCTTGCAGGAGAAGGAGATCCGCCCGGTCGGCTCCACCCACTCCGTGCCGATCCGCGCCCGCATCGTAGCCGCCACGAACCGCGATCTGGCTGCCATGGTGGAGCAGGGAAGCTTCCGCAAGGACCTCTACTTCCGGCTCAATGTCGTCAACCTGAGGGTCCCGCCCCTGCGTCAGCGCAGTGACGATATCCCCCTTCTGGCGGCTTACTTTCTGGAACGTCTGCGCCGCGAGAGCGCCATCGAGTATGTCTTCTCCGATGAAGCTCTGCGCATCATGCACGAGTACGACTGGCCCGGGAACGTGCGTGAACTGGAACATGCCATTGAGCGCGCCTGCGCTCTCTCCTCGGGGCCTGTCATCACCATGGCGGAGTTGCCCACACAACTGCAGGAGTTCCGCGCGCAGAGCACCCGCGGAGGCTCCATCATCGCCGCCATGGCTTCCTCTTACCCGGAGGAGATGAACGGGGCGCAGCCATCGGCCGGCATCGTCTCCATCGCCGAGATGGAAAAGCAGGCCATCCTGAACACCATCCACCAGCTCAACGGCGACAAGCTGATGGCCGCGCGTTTGCTCGGCATCGGTAAGACGACCCTGTACCGCAAGCTGAAGGAATACGGAATCGATCAACCTTGA
- a CDS encoding CDGSH iron-sulfur domain-containing protein has protein sequence MSEVPAVKITVKPNGPLRVEGPITLTDADGQQWDLTGKPAISLCRCGASEKRPFCDGAHNRIGFQCAASPAGNLT, from the coding sequence ATGTCTGAAGTACCCGCAGTCAAGATCACCGTCAAGCCCAACGGCCCCCTCCGCGTCGAAGGCCCCATCACCCTGACCGACGCCGATGGCCAGCAGTGGGACCTGACCGGCAAGCCCGCCATCTCGCTCTGCCGCTGCGGCGCCAGCGAGAAGCGCCCATTCTGTGACGGAGCCCACAACCGCATCGGCTTCCAGTGCGCCGCCAGTCCGGCCGGTAACCTCACCTAA
- a CDS encoding CocE/NonD family hydrolase yields MTLRAIALSGLLLVASSAATVPAWAQQAEEAKPHARSYVRSEAMIPVRDGVKLHVVILRPEGSEKSGEALPILITRTPYGAGGNSDTVNASKPELAASGYIFVQADIRGRYGSEGQFVMNRPLVHVPGNRTDPKLIDESSDTYDTVAWLLNNLPNNNGRVGVFGVSYPGFLSMMAGIDHHPAVKAISPQAPMTNIWIGDDFFHNGAFRQTYGFDYVQQLERAKDDQRVSMSEDTFDYFLKNRNFEGAAKTAKMESLPTAKAFLSQPSYTRFWKDMAVEPHLTRIEVPTLEVGGWWDQEDMWGTQAEYAALRTHDTKQDPQHAVFLVLGPWNHGGWAGPGRKLGAVDFGANTGEQYRQTIEAPFFEFYLKDKPGFDLRDTASFRTGEDTWHHYDVWPPKTGFKAAKLYLAPQKGLSFTAPKGDDKSSVVSYVADPADPVPYRARPIQSTYGNGSKWRPWLVEDQRFVTSRKDTAVFQTAALDKDTTITGDIVADLFAATTGSDADWIVKLIDVYPDDAPAPMAGYQLMIVDEIFRGRYNNSFEKPQAITPSQVTEYKWSLHGADHTFRKGHRILVQVQSSWFPLYDRNPQTFVENIMTAPADAYKAQTQSIYFSTAHPSHLEVLVPAE; encoded by the coding sequence ATGACGCTACGCGCGATTGCTCTTAGTGGCCTGCTTCTCGTTGCCTCCTCGGCCGCCACTGTTCCCGCATGGGCACAGCAGGCCGAGGAGGCAAAGCCTCATGCCCGCAGCTATGTACGGTCAGAGGCGATGATTCCCGTACGGGACGGCGTCAAGCTGCACGTCGTCATTCTTCGTCCTGAAGGCTCGGAGAAATCCGGAGAAGCTCTCCCCATCCTGATCACGCGCACACCTTACGGCGCAGGCGGCAACTCCGACACGGTCAACGCCTCCAAGCCCGAACTCGCCGCCAGCGGCTATATCTTCGTGCAGGCGGACATCCGCGGCCGTTACGGCTCCGAGGGCCAGTTCGTGATGAACCGCCCCCTGGTGCATGTACCCGGCAACCGGACTGATCCGAAGCTGATCGACGAAAGTTCTGACACCTACGACACTGTTGCCTGGCTGCTCAACAACCTGCCCAACAACAACGGCCGCGTCGGGGTCTTCGGTGTCTCCTACCCCGGCTTCCTCTCCATGATGGCGGGTATTGACCATCATCCGGCGGTGAAGGCCATCTCGCCCCAGGCGCCGATGACCAACATCTGGATCGGTGACGACTTCTTCCACAACGGAGCCTTCCGCCAGACTTACGGCTTCGACTACGTCCAGCAGTTGGAGCGCGCCAAGGACGACCAGCGCGTCTCCATGAGCGAGGACACCTTCGACTACTTCCTGAAGAACCGCAACTTCGAGGGAGCGGCAAAGACCGCGAAGATGGAGTCGCTGCCCACCGCGAAGGCCTTTCTTTCGCAACCCAGCTACACCAGGTTCTGGAAGGACATGGCCGTCGAGCCCCATCTCACACGGATTGAAGTCCCCACCCTCGAGGTCGGCGGCTGGTGGGACCAGGAAGACATGTGGGGCACGCAGGCGGAGTATGCCGCGCTCCGCACGCATGACACCAAGCAGGACCCGCAGCACGCCGTCTTTCTCGTCCTCGGCCCCTGGAACCATGGCGGCTGGGCAGGCCCGGGACGTAAGCTCGGCGCGGTCGACTTCGGTGCAAACACCGGCGAGCAGTATCGCCAGACCATCGAAGCCCCCTTCTTCGAGTTCTATTTGAAAGACAAGCCCGGCTTCGACCTGCGTGACACCGCCAGCTTCCGCACCGGCGAAGACACGTGGCACCACTACGACGTGTGGCCTCCGAAGACTGGCTTCAAGGCCGCAAAGCTCTACCTCGCTCCGCAGAAGGGGCTCAGCTTCACAGCTCCAAAAGGCGATGACAAGAGCTCGGTCGTCAGCTACGTTGCAGACCCCGCCGATCCTGTCCCATACCGTGCCCGTCCCATCCAGTCCACCTACGGCAACGGATCGAAGTGGCGTCCCTGGCTCGTCGAAGACCAGCGCTTTGTCACCAGCCGTAAAGACACCGCCGTCTTCCAGACCGCCGCCCTCGACAAGGACACCACCATCACCGGGGACATCGTTGCCGACCTCTTCGCCGCCACCACCGGCAGCGATGCTGACTGGATTGTGAAGCTGATCGACGTCTACCCGGACGACGCTCCCGCGCCCATGGCCGGCTACCAGTTGATGATCGTCGATGAGATCTTCCGTGGCCGCTACAACAACAGTTTTGAAAAGCCCCAGGCCATCACGCCCAGCCAGGTCACCGAGTACAAGTGGAGCCTGCACGGTGCCGACCACACCTTCAGGAAGGGGCACCGTATCCTGGTGCAGGTGCAGTCCTCCTGGTTTCCGCTCTACGACCGCAACCCGCAGACCTTCGTCGAAAACATCATGACCGCCCCTGCCGATGCCTACAAGGCGCAAACGCAGAGCATCTACTTCTCAACGGCCCATCCCTCGCACCTTGAGGTGCTGGTGCCCGCCGAGTAA
- a CDS encoding NUDIX domain-containing protein has translation MSIKTISSREVYRNPWTRVREDIIERPGGVRGVYGVIEKDPACIIIPLERTPEGDFLYLVEQFRYTVGARFKEFPQGGWETAEIIPEELARGELQEETGLIAGKLTLLNEMWIAYGVMHQRHYLYLAEDLTHGDTDPDTEEHDLELFRVSVADFEQMILRSEIQDNCTLAAWGAYKVWREHNLHS, from the coding sequence TTGTCCATCAAGACCATCTCCTCGCGCGAGGTCTACCGCAATCCATGGACCCGCGTCCGCGAAGACATCATTGAGCGTCCCGGCGGCGTCCGCGGCGTCTACGGCGTCATCGAGAAAGACCCCGCCTGCATCATCATCCCGCTCGAACGCACCCCCGAAGGTGACTTCCTCTACCTGGTTGAGCAGTTCCGCTACACCGTCGGTGCGCGCTTCAAGGAGTTCCCCCAGGGCGGCTGGGAGACGGCAGAGATCATCCCCGAGGAGTTAGCTCGAGGCGAGCTGCAGGAAGAGACCGGCCTCATCGCCGGCAAGCTCACCCTCCTCAACGAAATGTGGATCGCCTACGGCGTCATGCACCAGCGCCACTACCTTTACCTTGCCGAAGACCTGACCCACGGAGACACAGATCCTGACACGGAAGAACACGACCTCGAACTCTTCCGTGTCTCCGTCGCCGACTTCGAACAGATGATCCTCCGCAGCGAAATCCAGGACAACTGCACCCTCGCCGCCTGGGGAGCCTACAAAGTCTGGCGGGAACACAATTTGCATTCATAA